CGGACAAGCATAACAACTTAATTACAGAGCACATAAGCACAATAATTCCATTATTGTTGTCTCTTGTTCTACCGCAAAAATATAACAACGTCAGCGTCAGGTTGATGGCCTTACAACTTTTGGAAATGACTACCACTGTGGTACCTTTAAATTACTGTTTGAGTTACCAGGATGATGTCTTAAGCGGGTTGATACCAGTTTTATCtgataagaaaagaatggtGAGAAAGCAATGCATTGATACGAGACAAGTCTATTTTGAGTTAGGTCAAATTCCGTTTGAATAAACGGGTACATTACTATGACTAATTTATATCGAATTCTGCGACAATCGGTGCGTATAGTACATAAATATAATTATACATGTATAGTAAAAACAGAATagtatttttccttcttaCCTTTAGTCTTCCTCTTCACTAGATTCTTCCTCGTCACTTGCTCCTACAGGTGCCAATCCCGGTGTCAAACCGGGATATCTGTGGTCCTTAACAGAATCACTCTGGGAAATATCTTCTTTGAACTGCTTCCTCTTGgaccttcttctttgactCCTCTCCGCGTTCGTGGTCGAAACTGTTTGTTTTAAGATGTATTGTTGGATATCATTAAGCTCATCTCGTACTTCCTCTCTCAAATCCCACGACCTCAAATTCTGGGAGTTTCTTCTAATTAATTTATTCAAGTACTTTTTCTCATGTTCAGTCAAAGtcccttcttcttgatgttttttCAGAACCTGATATTTCGCCAGTTGTTCAAGTCGCTCCTTATCACACTTATGTTTTTTGACCAGTCTCTTTTTGGCCTGTTTAGATCTTTTCTTAATCTTATGAACATCTCGATTTTGTAACTCTAccctcttcttcaaatttctaTCAATCAACTGAGCCTTCGACCCATTATTCACTCTTGCTTTAACACTATTAGCTCTGATTTTGGGAACACCAGGCAAAAGACTTGATAGCAACCCATTAATAGCAGATGTCGCTTGAAATTTTGACGCCTGGCTGAGAAAGGATGACATATCGAAACAGCTACAAATTTAAAAGACAATCGTCAGCTTTTTCCTGTATTATGGCAACTTTTCACAGATTGACCTCTACAACTAGAATTCGTAAATCTGTATTCTTCATTACACAAGCTCATcgcaaaattttttcaaagcggGTACCTATGTTGCGTGCATCAAGCCACGTGACTGAAAGGATACCCGCCGCGtggcaagaagaaaaaagacaCCAATTTGGCagcgaaaagaaaaaaaaagtttatcAATAACGAAAACGAAACTTGAGAGGAAAAAGGATatagagaaaaacaaaggtAGTCAGCGGCTATTTTGGTGGTGACAACAATATAACGAAGCAACACACTTTGATAAGCCGGAATGCTTCAGGAACAGTCTGCTTCGATGAGCATGGTAATGAATAATACGCCCACAACAGTTGCGGCTTTGGCTGCAGTTGCTGCAGCCTCAGAAACAAACGGGAAACTGGAGTCCGAAGAACTTCCTGAGATCACGATTCCCAAGCCAAGGAGTAGCGCGCAGTTAGAGCAGTTGCTGTACCGCTATAGAGCTATTCAAAACCATCCGAAGGAAAATAAATTGGAGATGATGGCAATAGAGAATACCTTTAGAGCTATCTCACGTGACCAAAACCTCTATGAAACTAAATTGGACGCTTTGAGGAAGAGCATAGACGATGGATTTCActatgatgaagatttgtTGAACAAACATTTGGTCGCGTTGCAGTTACTGGAAAAAGATACGGATGTCCCGGACTACTTCTTAAACTTTTCAGACATTGATAGCGATGAAACTGCGGTGGAGAAAGTAGATTTTTCTGGAGGGAAACCAGTAAAAATTTCTATGGATTTCAATGCGAAGGCCAAAAGTTTAGGTTTAGAATCAAAGTTTTCTAATACTTCAAAGACTGCACTGGGCGACCCAGAAACCGAAATAAGGATTTCTGCACGTATATCTAACAGAATCAGTGAGTTGGAAAGATTACCTGCCAATTTGGGTACATACTCGCTGGACGATTGCTTAGAATTTATAACAAAGGATGATTTATCTTCCAGAATGGATACCTTCAAGATCAAAGCTCTCTTGGAGCTGAAAAGCTTAAAGCTACTGACCAAACAAAAATCCATTAGACAAAAATTAATCAATAATGTCGCCAGTCAAGCACATCACAGCGTTCCATATTTGCGCGATTCTCCTTTCACAGCAGCTGCACAAAGATCAGTTCAAATTAGAAGTAAAGTTATTGTCCCACAGACTGTTCGCTTAGCAGAAGAATTAGAAAGACAGCAGTTAttggaaaagagaaaaaaggagCGTAATTTACATTTacagaaaataaacaaCATTATCgattttatcaaagagAGACAATCCGAACAATGGTCTCGTCAAGAACGTTGCTTCCAATTTGGTAGATTGGGTGCTTCATTACATAACCAAATGGAGAAGGacgaacaaaaaagaatggaaaGGACTGCCAAGCAACGTTTGGCTGCTTTGAAAtccaatgatgaagaagcctatttgaaattgttagACCAAACTAAGGATACTAGAATTACACAACTATTAAGACAAACTAATACCTTTTTGGACTCTTTGTCAGAAGCCGTGAGAGCACAACAAAATGAGGCGAAAGTACTTCACGGCGAAGAAGTTCTATCTATCACTGacgaagaaagagaaaagacTGACTATTACGAAGTGGCTCAtagaatcaaagaaaaggttgATAAACAACCTTCCATTCTCGTTGGTGGTATTTTGAAGGAGTATCAAATACGTGGTCTAGAATGGATGGTATCGCTATACAATAATCATTTAAATGGTATTTTAGCAGATGAAATGGGTTTAGGTAAAACTATTCAATCTATTTCTCTGATAGCGTACCTATATGAAACGAAGAAGGATATGGGACCTTTCCTAGTCATTGTACCTCTATCGACGATTACTAACTGGACATTGGAATTCGAGAAATGGGCGCCAAGCTTAAACACTATCATATACAAAGGTACGCCCAATCAAAGACACTCTTTACAACATCAGATAAGAATTGCAAATTTTGATGTCTTATTAACAACTTATGAATACATTATCAAGGATAAATCCCTTTTGTCCAAGCATGATTGGGCTCACATGATTATTGATGAAGGTCatagaatgaaaaatgccCAATCGAAATTGTCATTCACAATCTCTCATTATTATCGCACAAGAAATAGATTGATTTTAACAGGTACTCCCTTACAGAACAATTTACCCGAATTATGGGCATTATTAAACTTTGTTTTGcctaaaattttcaactctGCGAAGACTTTTGAAGATTGGTTTAATACCCCATTTGCCAATACTGGTACCCAAGAAAAACTGGAATtgactgaagaagaaacacTGTTGATCATTAGAAGATTGCACAAGGTGTTGAGACCATTTTTGTTACGTCgtttaaagaaagaagtgGAGAAAGATTTGCCTGATAAAGTGGAAAAAGTTATTAAATGTAAACTTTCCGGTTTGCAACAACAGTTATACCAGCAAATGCTAAAGCATAACGCTCTTTTCGTTGGTGCAGGGACAGAGGGTGCTACTAAAGGTGGGATTAAAGGTTTGAACAATAAAATTATGCaattaagaaaaatttgcaaCCATCCCTTCGTGTTCGATGAAGTGGAAGGTGTGGTAAACCCTTCAAGGGGAAATAGTGATCTACTTTACAGAGTTGCCGGTAAGTTTGAATTGTTGGACCGGGTGCTACCGAAATTCAAAGCTTCAGGTCATAGGGTACTAATGTTTTTCCAAATGACTCAGGTCATGGATATTATGGAAGATTTTCTAAGaatgaaagatttgaagTATATGAGATTAGATGGTAGTACTAAGACCGAGGAAAGAACAGAAATGTTGAATGCATTCAATGCTCCAGGTTCAGATTATTTCTGTTTCCTTTTGTCAACTAGAGCGGGTGGTTTGGGTTTGAATTTACAAACTGCTGATACGGTTGTTATTTTCGATACAGATTGGAATCCACATCAAGATTTACAAGCTCAAGATAGAGCTCATAGAATTGGGCAGAAGAATGAGGTTAGAATTCTAAGGTTGATTACTACGGATTCCGTGGAAGAGGTTATTCTGGAAAGAGCCATGCAGAAATTGGACATTGACGGTAAAGTTATTCAGGCAGGTAAGTTTGACAACAAATCTACCGCAGAGGAACAAGAAGCATTTTTAAGAAGATTGATCGAAAGTGAAACGAGTAGGGACGATGATGACAAGGCAGAGttagatgatgatgagcTGAATGACACCTTAGCTAGAAGTGCCGAGgagaaaatattatttgacaaaattgacaaagaaagaatgaacCAAGAAAGGGCAGATGCCAAAGCTCGTGGCTTGAGAGTCCCACCTCCTAGATTAATTCTACTTGACGAACTACCTAAAGTGTTCagagaaaatattgaagaacatttcaaaaaggagGATTCTGAACCTTTAGGGAGGATTagacagaaaaaaagagtttATTACGATGACGGTCTAACTGAAGAACAGTTTTTGGAAGCAGTGGAGGATGACAATATGTCATTGGAGGACgctatcaagaaaagacgTGAAGCTCGcgagaaaagaagattgcGTCAAAATAACACGAAGGAAAACGAAATAGAAACTCTTGAGAATACACCTGAGGCACCCGAACTTCCATTGACAGATAATAACAGCTCCACCACAGTCGTGGATGAGGAAACTACTGCTAATATGGAATCGACAGTCTCCATCTCCAAACGCCGTAGTAGTAGAAGGAAGAGAACCCTTGCCGTTATTACCGCGGAaggtaaagaaaatgttccAAAGAATAATCTTCCTCAGGGAAATGGAGATGTCAAGGCAGAGGAGGAACTAAAAAGTAGTTCTGTCGAGATCATAAATGGATCAgaatccaagaaaaagaaacctAAATTGACGGTCAAGAtaaaattaaagaagaCAACTGTAACGGACAATAATGATATCGACCAGCCAGAGGAAAAGCAAGAGGTAAAATTTCCTGCGAAAAAGGCTGTAGCCAAAAAAACGAAGGCTAAAGCCAAGCCGCTTGGAATTCTCCCCACAGTGGAAAAATTAGTGGAAGAAATGCGTGAACAGTTAGACGAAGCAGATTCCCATCCAAGAGTTTCCATTTTCGAAAGACTTCCATCAAGGCGCGACTATCCGGATTACTTCAAGGTCATCGAAGAGCCGATGGCTATTGATATTATATTAAAGAACTGCAAGAACGGCACGTACAAGACTTTGGATGATGTAAAACAAGCCTTGCAGACGATGTTTGACAATGCCAGATTTTATAATGAGGAAGGTTCCTGGGTTTACGTCGATGCCAACAAGCTGAATGAGTTTACCGACGAGTggttcaaaaaaaactcaTCGTAGAACTCTCTCTACAACatgactttttttttacgaATATATCCCTTTCTACCTTATATACTGCTCATAGCATTCCGTCTTTCTGTATGTATGTTTATCGAATAAATACCAATGTAACAATAAGATCAATAGAACACTCAGGGATAGTCGTTTGGCGGCTTATTATCGTGACTTTTAGTAGCGCAAAACTATTACCCGCCCGAGCCGGACCAGTTAGCTTCGACCGTTTGCGGTTCCGGGGCTAAGGAAGGGAGGCGCCTCTGCAAATAAGAAAGAGACATTACACATGGAGGATTGGCAAATGGACCGCAGGAGTCAAGACATATACGTAAGTCGGATTTACGATAACGGTACATATTCATTGGGTGCGTactatttatatttatactTTAACGAACCCGTGTGTTATTTAATAGAATCATAATctgtttgatttttcccCCCATTTTTGTTCTATTACACATTTATAGCAGATAAGCACAGATAAGAAGGCAGAAGGAAGCGATTATTGTTTAACATcatacttcttcttcttactATCCAAACATCATTAGTTTCGCCTCAAAGAGACTACAAAAAAGGGGATTCTCAGAAAACACCAAACTTTACCATAATGCTAAGGTTAGTGTCTTCGCAATCATGCCGGTTTAGTTCAAGAAGGCTATTGAAAACGTCCCTGCTGAAGAATGCATCTACTGTTAGACTTGCTAGAAGAGGACTAGCCACTACTGGTACAGACAATTTCTTATCGACTTCAAATGCCACTTATATTGATGAAATGTACCAAGCTTGGCAAAATGACCCATCTTCGGTTCACGTCTCATGGGATGcatatttcaagaatatgTCTAACCCAAAAATTCCTGCTAAAAGCGCTTTTCAGGCCCCTCCCGGTATCAGCAATTTTCCTCAGGGCACTGAAGCCGCTCCATTGGGGACAGCAATGACTGGTTCCGTAGATGAAAACGTTTCCATACATTTAAAGGTGCAATTACTGTGTAGAGCTTATCAAGTGAGAGGTCATTTGAAAGCCCATATAGATCCTCTAGGAATCTCATTCGGCAGTAACAAAAATAATCCTGTTCCACCGGAATTAACCCTAGACTACTATGGCTTCAGTGAACATGATCTCGATAAGGAAATCAATTTAGGACCTGGTATCTTGCCAAGATTTGCCAGAGACGAAGGCTCCAAGATGACCTTGAGAGAAATTGTAGATCATCTAGAAAAGCTATACTGTTCTTCTTATGGTGTACAATACACACATATCCCATCCAAGCAAAAGTGTGAATGGTTAAGAGAGAGAATTGAAATATCTGAACCTTACCAGTATACAGTAGATCAAAAGAGACAAATCTTAGATAGATTGACATGGGCTACCTCGTTTGAGTCATTCTTATCTacaaaatttccaaatgatAAGAGATTCGGACTAGAAGGTCTGGAAAGTGTTGTTCCAGGTATCAAAACTTTGATCGACCGCTCTGTTGAGTTAGGTGTTGAGGACGTCGTTTTGGGCATGGCTCATCGTGGTAGACTAAACGTTCTATCTAATGTGGTCCGTAAACCAAATGAATCTATCTTCTCCGAATTTAAAGGCTCCAGTGCTcgtgatgatattgaaggTTCAGGAGATGTTAAGTACCATTTGGGTATGAACTATCAAAGACCCACCACCTCCGGTAAGTACGTCAATTTGTCCTTAGTGGCTAATCCATCTCATCTAGAATCCCAAGATCCAGTTGTTCTTGGTAGGACTAGAGCTTTATTGCATGCAAAGAACGATCTCcaggaaaaaacaaaggcCCTGGGTGTCTTGCTACATGGTGATGCCGCCTTTGCTGGGCAAGGTGTTGTGTATGAAACCATGGGATTTTTGACCCTACCAGAGTACTCTACAGGTGGTACAATCCATATTATTACAAACAATCAAATCGGTTTTACTACAGATCCAAGATTTGCAAGATCTACACCTTATCCTTCTGATTTGGCAAAGGCAATCGATGCTCCGATTTTCCATGTTAACGCTAATGACGTGGAAGCTGTGAcgtttattttcaatttagcCGCAGAGTGGAGGCACACGTTCCACACAGATGCCATCATTGATATTGTTGGTTGGAGAAAACATGGTCACAACGAGACCGATCAACCGTCGTTTACTCAACCATTAATGTATAAGAAAATTGCCAAGCAAAAGTCCGTCATTGATGTATATACTGAAAAGTTGATTAATGAGGGTTCATTCTCCAACAAAGATATTGACGAGCACAAGAAGTGGGTATGGAACCTATTCGAAGAcgcttttgaaaaggcaAAGGATTATGTTCCATCACAAAGAGAATGGTTGACTGCTGCTTGGGAAGGATTCAAATCTCCAAAAGAATTGG
The nucleotide sequence above comes from Saccharomyces kudriavzevii IFO 1802 strain IFO1802 genome assembly, chromosome: 9. Encoded proteins:
- the RRT14 gene encoding Rrt14p (similar to Saccharomyces cerevisiae RRT14 (YIL127C); ancestral locus Anc_2.234), with the protein product MSSFLSQASKFQATSAINGLLSSLLPGVPKIRANSVKARVNNGSKAQLIDRNLKKRVELQNRDVHKIKKRSKQAKKRLVKKHKCDKERLEQLAKYQVLKKHQEEGTLTEHEKKYLNKLIRRNSQNLRSWDLREEVRDELNDIQQYILKQTVSTTNAERSQRRRSKRKQFKEDISQSDSVKDHRYPGLTPGLAPVGASDEEESSEEED
- the KGD1 gene encoding alpha-ketoglutarate dehydrogenase KGD1 (similar to Saccharomyces cerevisiae KGD1 (YIL125W); ancestral locus Anc_2.237); its protein translation is MLRLVSSQSCRFSSRRLLKTSLLKNASTVRLARRGLATTGTDNFLSTSNATYIDEMYQAWQNDPSSVHVSWDAYFKNMSNPKIPAKSAFQAPPGISNFPQGTEAAPLGTAMTGSVDENVSIHLKVQLLCRAYQVRGHLKAHIDPLGISFGSNKNNPVPPELTLDYYGFSEHDLDKEINLGPGILPRFARDEGSKMTLREIVDHLEKLYCSSYGVQYTHIPSKQKCEWLRERIEISEPYQYTVDQKRQILDRLTWATSFESFLSTKFPNDKRFGLEGLESVVPGIKTLIDRSVELGVEDVVLGMAHRGRLNVLSNVVRKPNESIFSEFKGSSARDDIEGSGDVKYHLGMNYQRPTTSGKYVNLSLVANPSHLESQDPVVLGRTRALLHAKNDLQEKTKALGVLLHGDAAFAGQGVVYETMGFLTLPEYSTGGTIHIITNNQIGFTTDPRFARSTPYPSDLAKAIDAPIFHVNANDVEAVTFIFNLAAEWRHTFHTDAIIDIVGWRKHGHNETDQPSFTQPLMYKKIAKQKSVIDVYTEKLINEGSFSNKDIDEHKKWVWNLFEDAFEKAKDYVPSQREWLTAAWEGFKSPKELATEILPHEPTNISEKTLKELGKVLSSWPEGFEVHKNLKRILKNRGKSIETGEGIDWATGEALAFGSLVLDGQNVRVSGEDVERGTFSQRHAVLHDQQSEAVYTPLSTLNNEKADFTIANSSLSEYGVMGFEYGYSLTSPDYLVMWEAQFGDFANTAQVIIDQFIAGGEQKWKQRSGLVLSLPHGYDGQGPEHSSGRLERFLQLANEDPRYFPSEEKLQRQHQDCNFQVVYPTTPANLFHILRRQQHRQFRKPLALFFSKQLLRHPLARSSLSEFSDGGFQWIIEDVEHGKSIGTKEETKRVVLLSGQVYTALHKRRETLGDRTTAFLKIEELHPFPYAQLRDSLNSYPNLEEIVWCQEEPLNMGSWAYAEPRLHTTLKETDNYKDFKVRYCGRNPSGAVAAGSKSLHLAEEDAFLKDVFQQS
- the STH1 gene encoding RSC chromatin remodeling complex ATPase subunit STH1 (similar to Saccharomyces cerevisiae STH1 (YIL126W); ancestral locus Anc_2.235), which codes for MLQEQSASMSMVMNNTPTTVAALAAVAAASETNGKLESEELPEITIPKPRSSAQLEQLLYRYRAIQNHPKENKLEMMAIENTFRAISRDQNLYETKLDALRKSIDDGFHYDEDLLNKHLVALQLLEKDTDVPDYFLNFSDIDSDETAVEKVDFSGGKPVKISMDFNAKAKSLGLESKFSNTSKTALGDPETEIRISARISNRISELERLPANLGTYSLDDCLEFITKDDLSSRMDTFKIKALLELKSLKLLTKQKSIRQKLINNVASQAHHSVPYLRDSPFTAAAQRSVQIRSKVIVPQTVRLAEELERQQLLEKRKKERNLHLQKINNIIDFIKERQSEQWSRQERCFQFGRLGASLHNQMEKDEQKRMERTAKQRLAALKSNDEEAYLKLLDQTKDTRITQLLRQTNTFLDSLSEAVRAQQNEAKVLHGEEVLSITDEEREKTDYYEVAHRIKEKVDKQPSILVGGILKEYQIRGLEWMVSLYNNHLNGILADEMGLGKTIQSISLIAYLYETKKDMGPFLVIVPLSTITNWTLEFEKWAPSLNTIIYKGTPNQRHSLQHQIRIANFDVLLTTYEYIIKDKSLLSKHDWAHMIIDEGHRMKNAQSKLSFTISHYYRTRNRLILTGTPLQNNLPELWALLNFVLPKIFNSAKTFEDWFNTPFANTGTQEKLELTEEETLLIIRRLHKVLRPFLLRRLKKEVEKDLPDKVEKVIKCKLSGLQQQLYQQMLKHNALFVGAGTEGATKGGIKGLNNKIMQLRKICNHPFVFDEVEGVVNPSRGNSDLLYRVAGKFELLDRVLPKFKASGHRVLMFFQMTQVMDIMEDFLRMKDLKYMRLDGSTKTEERTEMLNAFNAPGSDYFCFLLSTRAGGLGLNLQTADTVVIFDTDWNPHQDLQAQDRAHRIGQKNEVRILRLITTDSVEEVILERAMQKLDIDGKVIQAGKFDNKSTAEEQEAFLRRLIESETSRDDDDKAELDDDELNDTLARSAEEKILFDKIDKERMNQERADAKARGLRVPPPRLILLDELPKVFRENIEEHFKKEDSEPLGRIRQKKRVYYDDGLTEEQFLEAVEDDNMSLEDAIKKRREAREKRRLRQNNTKENEIETLENTPEAPELPLTDNNSSTTVVDEETTANMESTVSISKRRSSRRKRTLAVITAEGKENVPKNNLPQGNGDVKAEEELKSSSVEIINGSESKKKKPKLTVKIKLKKTTVTDNNDIDQPEEKQEVKFPAKKAVAKKTKAKAKPLGILPTVEKLVEEMREQLDEADSHPRVSIFERLPSRRDYPDYFKVIEEPMAIDIILKNCKNGTYKTLDDVKQALQTMFDNARFYNEEGSWVYVDANKLNEFTDEWFKKNSS